In the genome of Methylomagnum ishizawai, the window TATCTGTTGTCGGTTTAACGGAATTTCCGGTATTAATGCCGGAAACCGCTTTGCGTAGCGCCCGGAATCGATGGACGGGGCGAACGCCAAAATGTGGTTGTCCACCCGCGGCGTGATGCGCCAGCCAGGCTATACGGGATAAGGATTGGGCCGCAAATAATTCCCGGTTTGCGCTCATTCCCAAGCAGGGCTTGGGAGCCAGCGAATGCCTGGAAGTTAATTCCAGCCAAATCCTAAGCTTTATTTCCCCGCCTCCCCCAGCAAAGCTTCAATCTTCCCCACCAAAGCCTTGTCGTCCGGCGTGGTGGTCGAAGCGTAGGCTTCCACCACCTTGCCGTTCCTATCGATCAGGTATTTGAAGAAATTCCATTTGGGGCTGGTGCCGGATTGCCCGGCCAGTTGCTTGAAGAAGGGATTGGCGTCCGCGCCCTTCACCGGGCTTTTGGCGAACATGGGGAAGGTCACGCCGTAGTTGAGATAGCAGACCTCGGCGGTCTTGTCGGCCTCGGAGAATTCCTGCCAGAAGTCGTTGGACGGGAAGCCCAGCACCACCAGGCCCCGGTCTTTATATTTCTGGTACAGCGCTTCCAGTCCCTTGAATTGCGGGGTGAAGCCGCATTGGCTGGCGGTGTTGACCGCCAGGACCACCTTGCCCCGATAAGCTTCGCAGAACTGGACGGGTTCGCCGCCGCGCAGGGGTTTGGCGGTATAGTCCAACAAGGGCGGGCAGTCGGCGGCGGCGCGGACCTGGGCCGGTAGCGCCAAGGCGCAGGCCAACAGCACGGAAAGCAGCGGAAAACGGATGCGCATGGGACACCTCGGTTGAAAAACACTGGGGATGGAGCCATAACCGGTCTTTTATCCGGTCGCGGTGGATGCGCCGGTTCCGAGTACGGGTTTGTTATAGTAAGCCGTTTCGGGACCGGACGATCCACCCGCTTTAGGGGCCGGAATCCGGCCCGAATTCCCCCATTCCATTCATCGGAGCCTATGCTATGTCCGCCTTGGCCGAATCCGAACAGAAATCCATCCGCCTTTCCATCGCTGGGATGCGCTGCGCCGGTTGCGTGCAGGCCGTCGAAACCGCCCTGCGCGATATCCCTGGCGTCGCCGCCGCCGATGTCAATTTCGCCGATCATTCCGCCCAGGTGCGCGGCGGGGTCGAGCCCGATATCTTGCGGAAAGCCATCCAGGACGCCGGGTTCGACGCGGCGGTCATGGAAGGCTTGGAAGATACCAGCGAACAGGAATCCCTGGAGCAGGAACGCTACCGCTCGCTCATCAACAAGGCCGCGGTGGCGGGGCTCCTGGGCGCGCTGCTGATGGGCGGGGCGCATTTCGGTGGCCTGCCGACCTTCGGCGCGCCCGGCACCGGCGGCATCTGGTTCCTGATTTCGCTGCTGACGTTGGGGACCATGTGGTACTCGGGCAGCCATTTCTATAAGGGGGCGCTGAAAAGCTGGGAGCATCGCCAAGCCAATATGGATACCTTGATCGCCCTGGGCACCGGCGCGGCTTGGTTCTATTCCACGGTGGCCATCGTGGCGGGCGATAGCTTACCGATCCTGACCCGCGATGCCTATTTCGAGGCGGCGGCGGTCATCCTGGCTTTCATCAACCTGGGCGGTGCCCTGGAAATGCGGGCGCGGGGCCGGACTTCCTCCGCCATCCGCGCCCTGATCGGCCTGCAACCGCGCACGGCGCGGGTGCTGCGCGAAGGCCAGGAGTTCGATATTCCCATCGTCGATGTCGGCCTGACCGATGTGCTGCGGGTGCGGCCCGGCGAAAAAATCCCGGTGGATGGCATCTTGGTCGAGGGCCATTCCAGCGTGGACGAATCCATGCTGACCGGCGAACCCATGCCGGTCGAGAAAACCGTCGGCGACGAGGTGGTTTGCGGCACGCTCAACCAATCCGGTAGCTTCCTGTTCCAGGCCACCCGCATCGGTCGCGACACCGTGCTGGCCCAGATCATCGCCAGCGTGCGCCGCGCCCAGGCCAGCAAGCCGGAAATCGCCCGCCTGGTGGATAAGGTCGCGGCGGTGTTCGTGCCGGTGGTGGTGGCCATCGCCCTCGTGACTTTCCTGGTGTGGTGGATCATGGGGCCGCCGCCCGCGTTCGGCTATGCCTTCGTCACCGCCATGACCGTGCTGGTTATCGCCTGTCCTTGTGCCTTGGGGTTGGCGACGCCGATTTCGGTCATGGTGGCGGTGGGCCGCGCCGCCCAGTCCGGCATCCTCATCCGCAACGGCGACGCCCTGCAAGGCGCGGGCAAGCTGAGCTGCGTGGTGCTGGACAAGACCGGCACCGTGACCGAAGGCCGGCCCAAGCTCTCCACTGTCGCCGCCGCCGAAGGCTGGACCGAGGACACCGTGCTGCAATGGGCGGCCAGCCTGGAAGCCGGTTCCGAGCATCCCTTGGCGGCGGCGGTCCTGGCCGGGGCGCAGGCACGCGGAGTCGAACCCTTGCCGGTGAATGGCTTCGCGGCGGTGGTCGGGCAGGGCGTGTCGGGCATGATCGAAGGCAGCGCCGCCCTCTTGGGCAACGCGGCTTTGATGCGGCAGCATCAGGTCGAGACCGGACCCTTCGCCGAACAACTCCAAGCGCTGGCCGGGCAAGGCCAGACCCCGGTGTTCCTGGCGGTGAACCGGGTGGTGGCGGGGTTGATTTCGGTGGCCGATCCGATCAAGGCCGATTCCAAGGACGCGGTGGCGCGGCTCCGCGCCGCCGGTATCCGGGTCTTGATGGTCACGGGCGACAACGAGATCACCGCCAAGGCCATCGCCGCCCAGGCCGGGATCGCGGAGGTGCGGGCACAGGTCTTGCCACAGGACAAGGCCAAGGTGGTCAAGACCTTGCAGGACCAGGGAGAAGCCGTGGGCATGGTGGGCGATGGCATCAACGACGCGCCCG includes:
- a CDS encoding glutathione peroxidase encodes the protein MRIRFPLLSVLLACALALPAQVRAAADCPPLLDYTAKPLRGGEPVQFCEAYRGKVVLAVNTASQCGFTPQFKGLEALYQKYKDRGLVVLGFPSNDFWQEFSEADKTAEVCYLNYGVTFPMFAKSPVKGADANPFFKQLAGQSGTSPKWNFFKYLIDRNGKVVEAYASTTTPDDKALVGKIEALLGEAGK
- a CDS encoding heavy metal translocating P-type ATPase; this encodes MSALAESEQKSIRLSIAGMRCAGCVQAVETALRDIPGVAAADVNFADHSAQVRGGVEPDILRKAIQDAGFDAAVMEGLEDTSEQESLEQERYRSLINKAAVAGLLGALLMGGAHFGGLPTFGAPGTGGIWFLISLLTLGTMWYSGSHFYKGALKSWEHRQANMDTLIALGTGAAWFYSTVAIVAGDSLPILTRDAYFEAAAVILAFINLGGALEMRARGRTSSAIRALIGLQPRTARVLREGQEFDIPIVDVGLTDVLRVRPGEKIPVDGILVEGHSSVDESMLTGEPMPVEKTVGDEVVCGTLNQSGSFLFQATRIGRDTVLAQIIASVRRAQASKPEIARLVDKVAAVFVPVVVAIALVTFLVWWIMGPPPAFGYAFVTAMTVLVIACPCALGLATPISVMVAVGRAAQSGILIRNGDALQGAGKLSCVVLDKTGTVTEGRPKLSTVAAAEGWTEDTVLQWAASLEAGSEHPLAAAVLAGAQARGVEPLPVNGFAAVVGQGVSGMIEGSAALLGNAALMRQHQVETGPFAEQLQALAGQGQTPVFLAVNRVVAGLISVADPIKADSKDAVARLRAAGIRVLMVTGDNEITAKAIAAQAGIAEVRAQVLPQDKAKVVKTLQDQGEAVGMVGDGINDAPALAQSHVGFAIGTGTDIAIESADVVIMGGSLVKVAEAMELSQATVRNIKQNLLGAFLYNSLAIPVAAGLLYPMFGILLNPMIAGAAMAMSSVTVVTNANRLRLAGK